From a region of the Methanolobus tindarius DSM 2278 genome:
- a CDS encoding 50S ribosomal protein L16 has product MVRKPASMYRNVRQRSYTRRKYMGGVPGSHIIHYDMGNKSAEFPIKVTLVVKERCQLRHTALEAARITANRAMVNAAGRAGYHIKLRVYPHEVLRENKQATGAGADRVSSGMRGAFGKNVGTAARVSAEQKIFTISVNKEHFAAAKDALRKAGQKLPSPVRIVVDQGMELVQ; this is encoded by the coding sequence ATGGTAAGAAAACCAGCAAGTATGTACAGGAACGTCAGACAACGCTCATACACCAGAAGGAAATACATGGGTGGTGTGCCAGGTAGCCACATCATTCACTACGATATGGGTAACAAGAGCGCTGAGTTCCCTATAAAGGTAACACTCGTAGTTAAAGAAAGATGCCAGTTACGCCACACTGCACTTGAAGCTGCACGTATTACAGCTAACAGGGCAATGGTAAACGCAGCAGGTCGTGCAGGATACCACATCAAACTCAGAGTATATCCACACGAAGTACTCAGAGAGAACAAGCAGGCTACCGGAGCAGGTGCAGACCGTGTATCCAGTGGTATGCGTGGTGCATTCGGAAAGAACGTAGGAACTGCAGCAAGAGTTTCAGCCGAGCAGAAGATCTTCACAATATCTGTTAACAAAGAACACTTTGCAGCAGCAAAGGATGCTCTTAGAAAAGCTGGCCAGAAACTGCCAAGCCCAGTCAGAATTGTAGTTGATCAGGGAATGGAACTTGTACAGTAA
- a CDS encoding PEF-CTERM sorting domain-containing protein: protein MKRTILIILIAVALMPFAMVAAAESTIEWNNENGLYDADRDCTGYVPNGTDGWLHWVLTGTGDVTEAYIMVDGGEWQGPFKVNNQMIHFYTEPYYTPEELEDMTVTVKYEGTLTETYVFTLSHYCPGDYEVPEFPTLALPIAAIIGIAFLMQRRKE, encoded by the coding sequence ATGAAAAGAACAATATTAATAATACTAATAGCGGTGGCTCTGATGCCATTTGCAATGGTAGCAGCTGCTGAGAGCACTATTGAGTGGAATAATGAAAATGGCTTGTATGATGCTGACAGAGATTGCACAGGTTATGTTCCAAATGGAACAGACGGATGGCTACATTGGGTGCTGACAGGAACAGGTGATGTAACTGAAGCTTACATCATGGTTGATGGTGGGGAGTGGCAAGGTCCGTTTAAGGTAAACAACCAAATGATACACTTTTACACTGAGCCGTATTATACCCCAGAAGAACTTGAGGATATGACAGTTACAGTGAAATATGAAGGGACTCTGACCGAGACATATGTGTTTACACTTTCACACTACTGCCCGGGAGATTATGAAGTTCCAGAATTCCCAACACTTGCTCTGCCAATTGCAGCCATAATCGGAATTGCATTCCTTATGCAGCGCAGAAAGGAGTAA
- a CDS encoding tryptophan--tRNA ligase, which yields MNMKIDPWSALNIDDYSKLFDEFGIQPFDDMVREIENPHKFMSRKIIFGHRNYDRITDAMNNNKPFSVMSGFMPSGKVHLGHKMVMEEIIWHQQQGADAFVGIADRESHAVRGMSWEKCSDIGINEYIISLIALGFEPNGHIYFQSKSEQVKDLAFELSSKANYSELSAIYGFTGETNVAHMLSAVTQSADILHPQLEEYGGPKPAVIPVGSDQDPHIRLTRGLGHKMNMFKIEGREDKDGNKYFSIRSKAAPEEALKELSQRIPDKTKLFEGHVDVFSADNFESLMKVVQDVELEFGGYAFVPPSSTYHRFMSGLQGGKMSSSVPESYISLTEEPKGAAKKVKRAKTGGRITLEEQKKLGGEPEKCSVYEMFLFHLVDDDEELAQIYTECREGTRMCGHCKALAAERTEKFLKEHQELREVAKDRLDEYGL from the coding sequence ATGAACATGAAGATCGACCCCTGGAGCGCATTGAACATTGATGATTATTCCAAATTATTCGATGAATTTGGTATTCAGCCATTTGATGATATGGTCCGGGAAATCGAGAATCCTCATAAGTTCATGAGCCGAAAAATAATTTTTGGTCACAGGAACTATGACCGCATCACTGATGCAATGAACAACAACAAACCGTTCTCAGTCATGAGCGGATTCATGCCTTCCGGAAAAGTCCATCTTGGACACAAGATGGTAATGGAAGAGATAATCTGGCACCAGCAGCAGGGTGCTGATGCATTCGTCGGAATTGCAGACCGCGAAAGCCATGCTGTCAGAGGAATGTCATGGGAAAAGTGCAGTGACATTGGTATTAACGAATACATCATCAGCCTGATTGCTCTTGGATTTGAACCGAACGGACATATTTACTTCCAGTCAAAATCCGAACAGGTCAAAGACCTTGCATTCGAACTTAGTTCAAAGGCAAACTACTCAGAACTTAGTGCCATTTACGGCTTTACAGGCGAGACTAATGTTGCACACATGTTGAGTGCTGTGACACAGAGTGCAGACATACTTCATCCACAGCTTGAAGAATACGGCGGACCAAAACCAGCTGTAATTCCTGTAGGTTCTGATCAGGATCCACATATCAGGCTTACAAGAGGACTTGGACATAAGATGAATATGTTCAAGATAGAAGGCAGGGAAGACAAGGACGGAAATAAATATTTCAGCATCCGCAGCAAGGCTGCTCCTGAAGAAGCCCTTAAAGAACTAAGCCAGCGTATTCCCGATAAAACCAAGCTTTTTGAAGGGCACGTTGATGTTTTCAGTGCAGACAACTTTGAAAGTCTCATGAAGGTAGTGCAGGATGTAGAACTTGAATTTGGAGGTTATGCATTTGTTCCGCCTTCATCAACATATCACAGGTTCATGTCAGGACTTCAGGGCGGGAAGATGTCAAGCAGTGTTCCGGAAAGTTATATTTCACTTACAGAAGAACCAAAGGGTGCTGCAAAGAAGGTAAAGAGGGCAAAGACAGGTGGCAGAATAACCCTTGAGGAACAGAAAAAACTTGGTGGTGAACCTGAAAAGTGCTCTGTTTATGAAATGTTCCTGTTCCACCTTGTAGATGATGACGAAGAACTTGCACAAATATACACTGAATGTCGGGAAGGAACCAGAATGTGCGGACATTGTAAAGCCCTTGCAGCAGAAAGAACAGAAAAGTTCCTGAAAGAACATCAGGAACTGCGTGAAGTTGCAAAGGACAGGCTTGATGAATACGGACTATAA
- the pheS gene encoding phenylalanine--tRNA ligase subunit alpha: MSSQYNLTSNEKNVLIALENLKDASPDELAEKSEMKMETSMQAAFLLEEKGLAQVDETVTEIFELTDEGKKYAQEGLPERQIIDAISGPTSMDELKDKFNPAVAGIATGWLRRKGWAGIEKGMIVPTGNAEKGEDEKALEAFADEAKTFDELGADKNVINDLIKRKLVAKTEHKKRKVCITSEGKELVAAGITVEEEVAQLTSELLKSGEWKDKKFRPYNIHTAPRPVYGAKIHPYQRLIDEMRRIFLDMGFTEIKGEAVQSSFWNFDSLFQPQDHPAREMQDTFHLSSTSDLPVEYKDKVCAAHENGGETGSTGWGGKWSEEIACKNVLRTHTTALTIKYLADNPDAPVKAFSIDRAYRRETIDPTHTPEFEQLEGVVMDKDMSFSNLLGCLSEFYHRMGFEDVRFRPGYFPYTEPSVEPEVYVEGLGWVELGGAGVFRKEVTAPLGIKYPVLAWGLGVSRLAMLKLGLKDLRQLYHSDIDWLRKSEVCQL; this comes from the coding sequence ATGAGCTCCCAGTACAACCTTACATCCAATGAGAAAAATGTATTGATAGCATTGGAGAATCTAAAAGATGCAAGCCCGGATGAGCTTGCAGAGAAGTCTGAAATGAAAATGGAAACTTCAATGCAGGCTGCTTTTTTGCTCGAAGAGAAAGGACTTGCCCAGGTAGACGAAACAGTAACAGAAATATTTGAGCTTACTGACGAAGGAAAGAAGTATGCTCAGGAAGGACTGCCTGAAAGACAGATAATTGATGCTATTTCAGGCCCAACCTCAATGGATGAACTAAAGGACAAATTCAATCCTGCTGTTGCTGGTATTGCTACCGGATGGCTTCGCCGTAAGGGCTGGGCAGGAATTGAGAAAGGAATGATAGTTCCAACCGGCAATGCTGAAAAAGGAGAGGATGAAAAGGCCCTGGAAGCATTTGCAGATGAAGCAAAGACATTCGATGAACTTGGAGCAGACAAGAATGTCATAAACGACCTCATCAAACGTAAGCTTGTAGCTAAGACTGAACACAAGAAGAGAAAGGTCTGCATCACATCTGAAGGTAAGGAACTTGTTGCAGCAGGCATCACTGTTGAAGAAGAGGTTGCACAACTCACATCCGAACTCCTGAAAAGCGGGGAATGGAAAGACAAGAAGTTCAGACCATATAACATTCACACAGCTCCAAGACCAGTATACGGAGCAAAGATTCACCCATACCAGCGCCTCATTGATGAAATGAGACGTATTTTTCTTGACATGGGATTCACTGAGATCAAGGGAGAAGCAGTACAGAGCTCATTCTGGAACTTCGATTCACTGTTCCAGCCACAGGATCACCCTGCAAGAGAAATGCAGGACACATTCCACCTTTCCAGCACATCAGACCTTCCTGTTGAATATAAGGACAAGGTTTGTGCAGCACATGAGAATGGAGGAGAAACTGGGTCAACCGGATGGGGTGGAAAGTGGAGTGAAGAGATTGCATGCAAAAATGTACTCAGAACCCACACAACTGCACTGACGATCAAATACCTTGCAGACAACCCTGATGCACCTGTAAAGGCGTTCTCTATTGACAGGGCATACCGCAGAGAGACAATTGACCCGACACACACACCAGAATTCGAACAGCTTGAAGGTGTCGTGATGGACAAGGACATGTCATTCTCAAACCTTCTTGGATGCCTCTCAGAGTTCTATCACAGGATGGGATTTGAGGATGTAAGATTCAGACCAGGATATTTCCCATACACTGAACCAAGTGTTGAGCCTGAAGTTTATGTTGAAGGACTTGGATGGGTTGAGCTTGGTGGGGCAGGCGTATTCAGAAAAGAAGTTACAGCCCCTCTTGGAATTAAATATCCGGTTCTTGCATGGGGACTTGGAGTCAGCAGACTTGCAATGCTGAAACTCGGACTCAAGGACCTGCGCCAGTTGTATCACTCTGACATCGACTGGCTACGTAAGAGTGAAGTATGTCAGCTTTGA
- a CDS encoding DUF166 domain-containing protein: MRLSIFYSGEFGKKVVGNLVNSDSFCVSCGDLCDHCREPRMSFAPMIVGLFELRTDLPDFVEDTDEYIPSHLPIADLILAIDLHPDLMMSVPDIALSSNAKAVIIPVDDSRLVPAGLTEQIRKKLEFEGIEFQSPKPFCSLELTGKPTIDEFVNLGFGRPLLKIEVDNTNGIFTHVEVVRDAPCGATWFVAKKLKWSDVKDYKETISSSHHSYPCTASMEKDAQIGDTILHEAGYIIRKSVEEAMDN; this comes from the coding sequence ATGCGTCTGAGCATTTTTTATTCGGGTGAGTTTGGAAAAAAGGTTGTCGGCAATCTTGTAAATTCAGATAGTTTTTGTGTTTCATGTGGTGATCTCTGTGACCATTGCCGAGAACCTAGAATGAGTTTTGCACCTATGATCGTAGGTCTTTTTGAACTTCGAACAGACCTTCCTGATTTTGTTGAGGATACGGATGAATACATTCCATCACATCTTCCAATTGCAGACCTGATTCTAGCCATTGATCTACATCCTGATCTTATGATGTCGGTACCTGATATTGCTCTGTCAAGCAATGCAAAGGCTGTTATTATTCCAGTTGATGATTCTCGTCTGGTTCCGGCCGGTCTCACTGAACAGATAAGAAAAAAACTGGAGTTTGAGGGTATTGAATTTCAAAGCCCAAAACCATTTTGTTCCTTGGAACTGACTGGAAAACCTACAATTGACGAGTTTGTCAATCTTGGATTTGGCCGACCACTGCTTAAAATTGAAGTGGATAATACCAATGGTATTTTTACACACGTTGAAGTTGTCAGGGATGCACCCTGCGGTGCAACATGGTTCGTTGCCAAGAAACTGAAATGGTCGGATGTAAAAGACTATAAGGAAACAATTTCCAGCTCTCATCATTCATATCCCTGTACTGCAAGTATGGAAAAGGACGCACAGATAGGCGATACTATTCTACACGAAGCCGGTTATATTATTAGAAAAAGCGTAGAAGAAGCTATGGATAATTAA
- a CDS encoding DUF362 domain-containing protein, translating to MADKVSIVKCDDYSHSKECIIEALSLIGGLKSIISNGDRVLLKPNVLAARKPEDAVTTHPSIVAAMCELVKDAGGTPVIGDGAGITRPGATAHAFRTSGIEDVAKSQNVQLLNFQTEGYIEVEVPDAMRFSSLYISKAITDADVIISLPKMKTHELTYYTGAVKNMFGALPLKTRKEMHLLGDRKLFGEAVIDLYSIAKPHLAVMDAVVGMEGNGPAHGTPIKTGAIMASYDCVSLDVIASDIMGVDPIQIPTTVAALERGYGSQNPDVVGIDPQIVTQKYKPSSGGILFNLPPFVMRFFGKQFEMKPKINTSKCVLCGACAMNCSVKAIDEIGDHLEINKNKCIMCYCCRELCPANAVDIDMSFVAKIITTFKR from the coding sequence ATGGCTGACAAAGTTTCCATTGTAAAATGTGACGATTATTCTCATTCAAAAGAATGCATCATTGAAGCGCTTTCTCTTATTGGTGGCCTGAAGTCCATAATATCCAATGGTGATCGTGTTCTTCTAAAACCAAATGTCCTTGCTGCCCGCAAGCCCGAAGACGCTGTAACAACTCATCCGTCCATAGTTGCCGCAATGTGTGAACTTGTGAAGGATGCAGGTGGTACTCCTGTAATTGGTGACGGTGCAGGAATCACAAGACCTGGCGCAACCGCTCATGCGTTCAGGACATCAGGCATTGAGGATGTAGCAAAATCCCAGAACGTTCAACTTCTAAATTTCCAGACGGAAGGTTACATAGAAGTAGAGGTTCCTGATGCAATGCGTTTTTCAAGTCTTTACATTTCTAAAGCTATCACGGATGCTGATGTAATAATCTCTCTTCCCAAGATGAAAACCCATGAACTGACATATTACACAGGTGCTGTGAAGAATATGTTTGGTGCATTGCCTCTAAAAACCAGAAAAGAAATGCATCTACTGGGTGACAGAAAACTCTTTGGAGAAGCTGTTATTGATTTGTATTCAATTGCAAAACCTCACCTTGCTGTAATGGACGCGGTTGTAGGTATGGAAGGTAATGGTCCTGCTCATGGAACACCAATTAAAACCGGTGCAATCATGGCCTCATATGATTGTGTATCACTGGATGTGATCGCTTCTGATATAATGGGTGTGGATCCAATACAGATTCCGACAACAGTTGCAGCTCTTGAACGTGGATATGGGAGTCAAAATCCTGATGTTGTAGGTATTGATCCACAAATAGTCACACAGAAGTACAAACCTTCAAGTGGTGGTATTCTCTTTAATTTGCCACCTTTTGTTATGCGATTCTTCGGTAAGCAATTTGAAATGAAACCAAAGATCAATACTTCAAAATGTGTACTTTGCGGTGCCTGTGCAATGAATTGTTCTGTAAAAGCAATAGATGAAATTGGTGATCATTTAGAGATCAATAAAAACAAATGCATCATGTGCTACTGCTGCCGGGAACTTTGTCCTGCAAACGCAGTTGATATTGACATGTCTTTTGTGGCAAAAATCATAACAACATTCAAAAGATAA
- the larE gene encoding ATP-dependent sacrificial sulfur transferase LarE: MINSKIESLKKDIASHESVLVAFSGGVDSGILAFLAHEVLGDKAIAVTVNLHSFPERELKAAKKLASDIGIEHKVVQVDELSFPQIAENSPNRCYYCKKEILAAMNKVRKNHGLNFILEGSNSSDLASYRPGRKAIEEAGNIVYSPLMELDISKNEVRQIAGELGLSVADKMSSPCLASRFPYGEALTEEGIKRVDSAESFLFNNGLQGFRVRDHKGIARIEVSPDDMLKLISMKEEITQYFKDIGFSYVTMDLEGFRSGSMDEVLWKQHEI; encoded by the coding sequence ATGATAAATTCCAAAATAGAATCTCTCAAAAAGGACATAGCTTCTCATGAAAGTGTACTTGTAGCTTTTTCCGGTGGAGTTGACAGTGGAATTCTTGCCTTTCTGGCACATGAAGTACTTGGGGACAAAGCAATTGCTGTAACTGTGAATCTCCATTCTTTCCCGGAAAGAGAACTTAAAGCAGCAAAAAAACTTGCTTCAGATATAGGAATTGAGCACAAGGTTGTGCAAGTGGATGAATTGTCTTTTCCTCAGATAGCAGAGAACAGCCCAAACAGGTGCTACTATTGTAAAAAAGAGATTCTTGCAGCCATGAATAAAGTCAGAAAAAATCATGGACTGAATTTCATACTCGAAGGTAGTAATTCTTCAGATCTTGCTTCCTATCGGCCTGGAAGAAAAGCAATCGAAGAGGCTGGAAACATTGTGTATTCTCCTTTAATGGAACTGGATATAAGCAAGAATGAGGTACGCCAGATAGCAGGCGAACTTGGCCTTTCCGTTGCAGACAAAATGTCGTCTCCATGTCTTGCTTCAAGGTTTCCTTACGGTGAAGCCCTGACAGAAGAAGGCATTAAGAGGGTTGATTCTGCCGAATCTTTCCTTTTTAACAATGGATTACAGGGATTCCGGGTACGTGACCATAAAGGTATTGCACGTATAGAAGTAAGTCCTGATGACATGCTTAAGCTAATAAGCATGAAAGAGGAAATCACTCAATATTTTAAAGACATTGGTTTTAGCTATGTTACTATGGATCTTGAAGGTTTCAGGAGTGGAAGCATGGATGAAGTCCTGTGGAAACAACATGAAATATGA
- a CDS encoding radical SAM/SPASM domain-containing protein: MKADHKNSDNKDIALVSIPGLSIKMDKKADFVQLKAHGPLKKACAPFLKKINQRLKEEKPAFVDEDKVIASTWLPPIPSKPFNRLLVAETQIALGRYIPETVSFEITRNCKCNCEHCVVSGGEGDLDIETIKQAIDDVLDMGAMVIVFTEGDPMLREDIYELIDYVDKERAIVNMYTPGTEMTPENARRLKEAGLHNLLVSIYSTEAEKHDAVRRLDGAFDIATNAIKTGLEAGLLVTMATHVSPKNIDELPAMYEFARELGVHEFSLWESVPKKKDDPIISNGDRQKVLEMYHRVNSTKGGPRIFANTYFEGEMLGCMAGQRWMHVCVDGLVKGCPYIPFHYGNIQETSIKDIWTKMRKDKAFRGQRSTCLMQEKEYLQLVEKIPEDASKPYDIDKIQA, encoded by the coding sequence ATGAAAGCCGATCATAAAAATTCAGATAATAAAGACATTGCATTGGTTTCAATACCCGGACTTTCAATCAAAATGGACAAAAAAGCTGATTTTGTTCAGCTTAAAGCGCATGGACCATTAAAAAAGGCCTGTGCACCTTTTTTAAAGAAGATAAACCAGCGCCTTAAAGAAGAAAAGCCTGCTTTTGTTGATGAAGATAAAGTAATAGCTTCAACGTGGCTTCCGCCAATTCCAAGTAAACCTTTCAATCGACTGCTTGTTGCTGAAACTCAAATAGCACTTGGCAGATACATACCTGAAACGGTTTCTTTTGAGATAACACGTAACTGCAAATGTAATTGTGAGCACTGCGTGGTCAGCGGTGGAGAAGGAGACCTTGACATCGAAACTATCAAGCAGGCCATAGATGATGTTCTTGACATGGGTGCAATGGTCATTGTATTCACGGAAGGCGACCCGATGCTTCGTGAAGATATCTATGAGCTTATTGACTATGTGGACAAGGAACGTGCCATTGTCAATATGTATACTCCGGGAACCGAGATGACACCTGAGAATGCACGCAGGCTTAAGGAAGCAGGACTGCATAACCTGCTGGTCAGCATCTATTCCACAGAAGCCGAGAAACATGATGCTGTCAGAAGACTTGATGGTGCTTTTGATATTGCTACAAATGCTATTAAAACAGGACTTGAAGCAGGATTACTTGTTACAATGGCAACCCATGTTTCCCCTAAGAATATTGATGAACTGCCTGCAATGTATGAGTTTGCAAGGGAACTTGGAGTTCATGAGTTTTCCCTGTGGGAATCTGTCCCGAAAAAGAAGGACGACCCTATAATCTCAAACGGTGACAGACAGAAAGTGCTTGAAATGTATCACCGCGTTAACTCAACTAAAGGTGGGCCACGTATCTTTGCTAATACATACTTTGAAGGAGAAATGCTCGGATGCATGGCTGGCCAGAGATGGATGCACGTCTGTGTTGATGGTCTTGTAAAAGGATGCCCTTATATCCCATTCCATTATGGAAATATACAGGAGACCTCTATTAAAGATATCTGGACAAAGATGCGCAAAGATAAAGCTTTCAGAGGCCAGCGCAGCACATGCCTGATGCAGGAAAAAGAGTATCTTCAGCTTGTGGAGAAGATTCCTGAGGATGCATCAAAACCTTATGATATTGATAAAATTCAGGCCTGA
- a CDS encoding PEF-CTERM sorting domain-containing protein: MKKIFIITIILLVATMQLAVAESDCPDSDAIQKKIECPEFDFGDTFVGDNITVDVMDDQSVVGHVTIEITAVKIDGSVYEALAFDWTSDIPVCFMNVKSGAGDNEYNVGGQYSGSGSVLGYGEINEPNAISHITFCFCEPENKIPEFPTLALPIAAIIGLAFIMQRRKE; the protein is encoded by the coding sequence ATGAAGAAAATATTTATAATAACAATAATTTTGCTGGTTGCAACTATGCAACTAGCTGTAGCAGAGTCAGATTGCCCTGACAGTGACGCAATTCAAAAAAAAATAGAATGCCCAGAATTTGACTTTGGGGATACTTTTGTAGGAGATAATATTACAGTAGACGTAATGGATGACCAATCTGTTGTCGGCCACGTTACCATAGAAATAACTGCAGTAAAAATAGATGGTAGTGTTTATGAAGCACTGGCATTCGATTGGACTTCAGATATACCAGTATGTTTTATGAATGTGAAATCAGGAGCAGGAGATAATGAATATAACGTTGGAGGACAATATTCAGGAAGTGGTTCAGTACTTGGTTATGGAGAAATAAATGAACCAAATGCCATAAGCCATATTACATTTTGTTTCTGTGAACCCGAAAACAAAATACCAGAATTCCCAACACTTGCTCTGCCAATCGCAGCAATTATTGGACTTGCATTCATAATGCAGCGCAGAAAGGAGTAA
- a CDS encoding DUF531 domain-containing protein, with product MLTLGIVNTYDKIKVLDAHYRAIARAAPICYAYGFSLALYDFPFKMSADELVEFVADKTTIGESGKYLKLLHEKKHLFVFDLPKKGFQAHFGSVVVTTSKPEQKFAITPETFADEIIHNKSFLVLVGLGRKGLPKDLFSLARHHLDITSQGVSLETCTAIGCIPSYVMGIVRTKTSVK from the coding sequence ATGCTGACATTAGGTATCGTGAACACATATGATAAGATCAAAGTGCTGGATGCTCATTACAGGGCAATAGCTAGGGCTGCACCTATATGTTATGCATACGGTTTTTCTCTTGCACTTTATGATTTTCCTTTTAAGATGAGTGCAGATGAGCTTGTGGAATTTGTTGCTGATAAAACAACAATCGGTGAATCCGGTAAATACCTGAAGTTACTTCATGAGAAAAAACATCTTTTTGTTTTCGACCTTCCAAAGAAAGGTTTTCAGGCGCATTTTGGTTCTGTGGTTGTGACAACTTCAAAGCCTGAGCAGAAATTTGCCATTACTCCGGAAACCTTTGCAGATGAAATAATACATAACAAATCCTTCCTTGTGCTTGTTGGTCTTGGTCGCAAAGGGCTTCCAAAGGATCTTTTCAGTCTTGCCAGGCATCATCTTGACATAACGTCCCAGGGTGTTTCACTTGAAACATGCACAGCAATTGGATGTATTCCTTCTTATGTAATGGGGATTGTTCGTACGAAAACTTCAGTAAAGTAG
- a CDS encoding translation initiation factor IF-2 subunit beta: protein MEDYEALLDRAIANLPDMETTDARFVIPEPKIMVEGKTTILDNFNNIADVLNRNPDHVMKYLTREMGTAGKIDGQRAVFQGRFSKEQIKSNIEAYVEEFVMCSECGRPDTQLTKMDRIMVLKCAACGAHRPVKKRRASAPVKQDAIEEGKEYDVRIDAVGSKGDGIAKVDRYTIFVPGAAKGETLKIRIKRISGTLAFSEKV from the coding sequence ATGGAAGATTACGAAGCACTTCTGGATCGTGCAATAGCAAACTTACCCGACATGGAGACTACGGATGCCCGTTTCGTAATCCCTGAGCCAAAGATCATGGTGGAAGGTAAGACCACTATCCTTGATAACTTCAACAATATTGCTGATGTCCTTAACAGAAACCCGGATCATGTGATGAAATATCTCACACGTGAAATGGGAACTGCCGGAAAGATAGATGGTCAAAGGGCAGTGTTCCAGGGGAGATTCTCCAAGGAACAGATAAAATCCAATATTGAAGCATATGTTGAAGAATTCGTCATGTGTTCCGAATGTGGAAGACCTGACACCCAGCTTACCAAGATGGACCGCATAATGGTGCTTAAATGTGCTGCATGTGGTGCACACAGACCGGTAAAGAAGAGACGTGCCAGCGCGCCTGTTAAACAGGATGCAATTGAAGAAGGTAAAGAATATGATGTCAGGATCGATGCAGTTGGTTCAAAAGGTGACGGAATTGCTAAGGTTGACAGATATACTATCTTCGTACCTGGCGCTGCAAAGGGCGAAACCCTTAAAATAAGAATCAAGAGAATCAGCGGAACCCTCGCATTTTCTGAAAAAGTATGA
- a CDS encoding RAD55 family ATPase, translating into MARVPTGIPGFDELIEGGFIENDVILLTGGPGAGKSTFGSQYLYSGITQYNEPGVYVTFEETPARIMRNMWRYGWDMERLIKENKLRIIRADPIAYGRYIKKTLEPDKHDHDNATLETVLKQIYASVKEINAKRLFIDSLTSLKISPDPVDVRHIILEFVKNIESFDCTTLITSEANMNPDHFSVEEYLAEGVICLKVNRIAGERIRSLEILKMRGVKHDEVLRPYVITDKGIIVYSSDSVIGKEADVFSLQRSSILGE; encoded by the coding sequence ATGGCACGAGTACCCACAGGAATACCAGGATTTGATGAACTTATAGAAGGCGGGTTCATAGAAAATGATGTAATTCTACTAACAGGAGGACCTGGCGCAGGTAAATCTACTTTTGGATCACAATACCTGTATTCAGGAATTACTCAGTACAATGAACCGGGAGTTTATGTTACTTTTGAGGAAACGCCTGCCCGCATAATGAGAAACATGTGGAGATACGGCTGGGATATGGAACGTCTTATCAAAGAAAATAAGCTCCGCATTATCAGGGCGGACCCCATTGCCTACGGACGTTACATCAAGAAAACCCTGGAACCTGACAAACATGACCATGATAATGCAACACTGGAAACCGTGCTGAAGCAGATTTATGCAAGTGTGAAGGAAATTAATGCTAAAAGACTTTTCATTGATTCGCTGACCTCTCTTAAAATATCTCCTGATCCGGTAGATGTAAGGCATATTATACTTGAATTTGTCAAGAATATAGAAAGTTTTGACTGCACCACGCTAATAACAAGTGAAGCAAACATGAACCCCGACCATTTCAGTGTCGAAGAGTACCTTGCCGAAGGAGTTATCTGTCTTAAAGTCAACAGGATTGCCGGAGAAAGGATCAGATCCCTTGAGATATTAAAAATGCGAGGAGTAAAGCACGACGAAGTGCTTCGCCCATATGTGATTACTGACAAGGGCATTATTGTCTATTCATCCGATTCTGTTATAGGCAAGGAAGCTGATGTGTTCTCCCTACAAAGATCTTCGATTCTTGGGGAATAA